The following are from one region of the Juglans regia cultivar Chandler chromosome 10, Walnut 2.0, whole genome shotgun sequence genome:
- the LOC109017695 gene encoding uncharacterized protein LOC109017695, translating into MGGCATKPKVLKEAQAPGPEKEEKAGAADVLAKTEKDQPPHVVVFSVTKAENTDKKKELDGRDKIREIVDDDRVDEQERKRRSLSHLFKETPVPDFAAQKPETPLELTAASSDVVDAPENAKTKELTTETAPAADTKTDGKQTEDADVDDALRKVETEELVVEPIVPAVETKTLDVPSAHEKAETQRPIETAVGTEAHKDDTSEEKKANV; encoded by the exons ATGGGTGGGTGTGCGACTAAGCCGAAGGTCTTGAAGGAGGCGCAGGCTCCGGGGCCTGAGAAGGAGGAGAAAGCCGGTGCCGCCGACGTGCTTGCTAAGACCGAGAAGGATCAGCCGCCTCATGTTGTTGTTTTTAGCGTTACCAAGGCCGAGAATACTGATAAGAAGAAGGAATTAGATGGTCGTGATAAAATCAGGGAGATTGTCGATGATGACAGGGTCGACGAGCAAGAGAGAAAGCGCCGTTCCCTCAGCCACTTGTTCAAGGAG ACCCCTGTCCCAGATTTTGCTGCTCAAAAGCCTGAAACTCCACTTGAATTGACCGCTGCCAGCTCGGACGTTGTTGATGCTCCTGAGAATGCCAAAACAAAGGAATTAACGACTGAAACCGCACCAGCTGCAGATACCAAAACTGATGGAAAGCAAACAGAAGACGCGGATGTTGATGATGCTCTAAGGAAGGTTGAAACAGAGGAATTAGTAGTTGAACCTATAGTACCAGCTGTAGAGACCAAAACCTTGGATGTTCCCAGTGCTCATGAGAAGGCCGAAACACAGAGACCGATTGAAACTGCAGTAGGTACAGAAGCCCACAAGGATGATACATCTGAAGAAAAGAAAGCCAACGTATga